The proteins below come from a single Antennarius striatus isolate MH-2024 chromosome 18, ASM4005453v1, whole genome shotgun sequence genomic window:
- the vwa5b2 gene encoding von Willebrand factor A domain-containing protein 5B2 isoform X3, giving the protein MVGLRNCSTWEPLLLKASCIKSCANGCSLGITAHLTYANADMESVEGVFVYPLGEKEVVVGFEAVIAGRLVGVQLQSRGKLKDICLDCCNGSSLDGHCGNGQDWGYCCGSSLDTQCNNGHLILDEDLERTTFIVGTGVIGPMDIVSIIISTTLELPTLENGAIRIVYPTLLTPIVTGQMTSSKSENGGKCEEHGPTSCFGATSGKQDRALDTYQLCAHAIFTSPAANLAPYELNFQLLVRGACLLAGLESPTHALRADADPSAQSASATYITLAQEHPYDRHIEIFLHLSEPHTPLVILEKGRLSFSQYGEQICSRRDFLRSTRKDGEPERKLEFVRKRYHKDILSSPVLMLNFCPNLLSEPVELYRATRELLFLVDRSSNIHRVKEAMLVALKSLPSGTKLNIVGFSTTIKPLFSSSKLCTDATLMQAYEYVQKMRSDMRGTNVLGALSWVYQQPMQRSYPRQVFIITDGPINNVAKVLEMTRRNICAGRCFGLGLGPRACRRLLQGVATLTGGTTEFLDDEERLQPKLIKSLKKAFEPVLTDVRIDWYLPENTEAFLSPNEIPPLYSGNCLIGYCTLYDMTYFKGKKTESQEQGGKTTQRGSTGSVFGQSNDELSPPASELMPVVMSADGNDLEEALKEISREISSEFSCARDTEPSTGPGVELDCSSDVRRRIQESSYIQEQYVLTRCSLSSEQSLQTQSHLHINASSHSDSTGRVFLPDPHSSGSVLDTGSLPQGLEKMPPLEHRSSLSRWADSEWQQNLSAESSKVSEKTGNLHGSEEPHRRHKALVRSTMAARSFSSPQGELEMHRLRRALERVSFDQTLGGRLEESDGETTAPSGGTLSHRSLTDSNGLMFPASPLDWDNFTDPEYLFTAIPADDPPPGQCRSLIHGLLGGRPVSWEVTVDLGHLWTPESQESPGGDGCEEAGREEGREGEPWEEIIHQLTARSVIRDFEKMAEKDSDLGHSSAKRYRMKAIQTRMHLGSRQSAPAGGCRQSASSVGLGRRRTSRDSEEMEDTWNPADRDDTPASPCSLTSWDSSGGVSGSALVTPGTSCTRSQRSIESKSVESFFGTRFPLGRLRSSISSGKQVPLKSHCLSAETEKPPEAEALDYLPLVRLQLASGAFLLTEIYSDCIQIPLDRLKRASPYSLHRRSLSPPFRCTSPSAPSLSTSNKPPGVSATHVTFSPSSCSFTKPTAPPFHHTSDDTPLMLEARHRRRHLSDRDPFTAVPDPPSSEDGSVELPIGLSPSQSQGQADSGRGSETDVCEGSSGDPADLPGSSQLAQEDLEGSSWATAVALAWLEHRCAGYFMEWELVAAKADFWLRCQELPEGVDLAGLKGSARQLFLLLRHWDENIKLNMLCYNPNNM; this is encoded by the exons ATGGTGGGACTGAGGAACTGCTCCACATGGGAACCGCTGCTGCTCAAGGCCTCCTGCATCAAGTCATGTGCCAATGGCTGCTCCTTGGGAATCACTGCACACCTTACCTATGCTAACGCTGACATGGAGTCTGTGGAAG GGGTGTTTGTGTACCCCCTCGGGGAAAAGGAGGTTGTGGTGGGCTTTGAGGCTGTGATCGCAGGCCGGTTGGTGGGGGTCCAGCTCCAGAGCCGAGGGAAACTGAAGGACATCTGTTTGGACTGCTGCAATGGATCGAGCCTGGATGGCCACTGTGGGAACGGGCAGGACTGGGGCTACTGTTGCGGCTCCAGTCTTGACACGCAATGCAACAACG GGCATCTCATTTTGGACGAAGACCTCGAGAGAACCACCTTCATCGTGGGCACAGGTGTCATCGGACCCATGGACATAGTGTCCATTATCATAAGCACCACACTGGAACTCCCCACCTTAGAAAATGGAGCGATCCGCATTGTGTACCCTACCCTGCTGACCCCAATCGTCACCGGTCAGATGACTTCCAGCAAGAGCGAAAATGGAGGGAAATGTGAAGAACATGG GCCCACCAGCTGTTTCGGTGCCACCTCAGGAAAACAAGACCGAGCCCTAGACACCTATCAGCTGTGTGCCCATGCCATTTTCACCAGCCCGGCTGCAAACCTGGCACCTTATGAGCTCAACTTCcagctgctggtcagaggggCCTGCCTCCTGGCAG GCCTGGAAAGCCCAACTCACGCTCTGAGGGCGGATGCTGACCCCAGCGCCCAGAGTGCCTCTGCTACCTACATCACCTTGGCTCAGGAGCATCCATACGACAGACACATAGAGATCTTTTTACACCTCAGCG AACCTCACACTCCTTTGGTCATATTAGAGAAAGGTCGACTCTCGTTCAGCCAGTATGGAGAGCAGATCTGCTCCCGCCGAGATTTCCTTCGCAGCACTCGCAAAGATGGAGAACCAGAGAGGAAG CTGGAGTTTGTGAGGAAGCGATACCACAAAGACATCCTGAGCAGTCCCGTCCTGATGCTCAACTTCTGCCCCAACTTGTTGAGCGAACCTGTGGAGCTGTACAGAGCCACCAGGGAGCTGCTCTTCCTGGTGGATCGCAGCAGCAACATTCATCGTGTGAAG GAAGCCATGTTGGTGGCACTGAAGAGCCTCCCGTCTGGCACCAAGCTCAACATCGTGGGCTTCAGCACCACCATCAAGCCACTTTTCTCCTCCAGCAAGCTCTGCACTGAT GCCACACTCATGCAAGCATATGAGTATGTGCAGAAGATGAGATCCGACATGCGGGGCACCAACGTGTTGGGGGCGCTCTCCTGGGTATACCAACAGCCCATGCAACGCTCATACCCTCGACAGGTCTTCATCATCACAGACGGACCCATCAACAACGTGGCCAAAGTGCTAGAGATGACTCGCAGAAACATATGCGCCGGCAG ATGCTTCGGCTTGGGGCTTGGTCCCAGAGCCTGCAGGAGACTCCTGCAGGGCGTTGCCACGCTGACAGGAGGGACGACTGAGTTCCTGGATGATGAGGAGAGACTGCAGCCAAAG TTAATCAAGTCTCTCAAAAAGGCCTTTGAGCCAGTGCTGACTGATGTTCGGATTGACTGGTACTTGCCAGAAAACACCGAAGCTTTCCTTTCACCCAATGAAATCCCTCCACTCTACTCTGGGAACTGTTTGATTGGATACTGCACCCTTTACGACATGACGTAtttcaaagggaaaaaaacagag TCTCAAGAACAGGGCGGTAAAACCACCCAGCGTGGCTCGACCGGTTCTGTTTTTGGCCAGTCGAACGACGAGCTCTCGCCTCCTGCCTCCGAGTTAATGCCTGTAGTGATGAGTGCAGATGGCAACGACTTGGAAGAGGCACTGAAAGAGATCTCCAGAGAGATCTCGTCTGAGTTCTCCTGTGCCAGAGACACGGAGCCCAGCACCGGCCCAG GTGTGGAGCTGGACTGTTCCAGTGATGTGAGGAGGAGGATCCAGGAGAGCTCCTATATCCAGGAGCAGTATGTCCTCACCCGCTGCTCCCTGAGTAGCGAGCAGAGCCTCCAAACTCAGTCCCACTTACACATTAATGCCTCGTCCCATTCCGACTCTACAGGCAGGGTGTTTCTGCCCGACCCTCACTCTTCCGGTTCGGTGCTGGATACTGGGTCTTTACCCCAAGGCCTTGAGAAGATGCCTCCTCTGGAGCACAGATCATCTCTGTCTCGCTGGGCAGACTCCGAATGGCAGCAAAACCTCTCAGCAGAAAGCTCGAAGGTGTCAGAAAAG ACTGGGAATCTTCACGGCAGCGAGGAGCCTCATAGGAGACACAAAGCTCTGGTCCGCTCAACCATGGCGGCACGGAGTTTCTCCTCCCCCCAGGGTGAGCTGGAGATGCATCGCCTGAGGAGAGCTCTGGAGAGGGTCTCCTTCGACCAAACGCTGGGAGGGAGGTTGGAGGAGAGTGACGGGGAGACGACAGCCCCCTCTGGAGGGACGCTGTCACACAGGAGCCTCACAGACTCTA ATGGACTCATGTTCCCCGCCTCTCCTCTGGACTGGGATAACTTCACGGACCCGGAGTACCTCTTCACTGCCATCCCAGCAGACGATCCACCACCGGGTCAGTGCCGTTCACTCATTCATGGCCTGCTGGGGGGCAGACCCGTGTCCTGGGAGGTCACCGTGGACTTAGGACATCTCTGGACCCCCGAGAGCCAGGAGTCACCAGGGGGAGACGGATgtgaggaagcaggaagagaagagggaaGAGAAGGGGAGCCATGGGAAGAGATCATTCACCAGCTGACTGCCCGCTCTGTCATCAGGGACTTTGAGAAGATGGCAGAGAAGGACAGCGACCTTGGACACA GCTCTGCTAAACGCTACCGTATGAAGGCCATCCAGACCA GGATGCATTTGGGGTCCAGGCAGAGCGCCCCGGCTGGCGGCTGCAGACAGAGTGCGTCTTCTGTCGGTCTGGGCCGACGGCGCACCAGCAGGGATAGTGAGGAGATGGAGGATACCTGGAACCCCGCAG ACAGAGATGACACCCCTGCCTCCCCCTGTAGCCTTACATCCTGGGATTCTA GTGGAGGGGTCAGTGGGTCAGCCTTGGTCACTCCAGGTACCTCCTGCACTCGTTCACAGAGATCTATAGAAAGCAAGTCAGTGGAGAGCTTCTTTGGCACCAG ATTCCCACTGGGCAGACTCAGGTCCTCTATCTCATCAGGAAAGCAGGTTCCGCTGAAGTCCCATTGTCTGTCTGCAGAGACTGAAAAACCTCCGGAAGCTGAAGCTCTGGACTACCTGCCCCTG GTGCGACTACAGTTGGCATCCGGAGCTTTTCTGTTGACAGAAATCTACTCCGACTGCATCCAGATCCCTCTGGACCGCCTGAAGAGGGCTTCGCCCTACAGTCTCCACCGGCGCAGCCTCAGCCCACCCTTCCGCTGCACATCTCCCAGCGCTCCATCTTTATCAACCTCTAATAAGCCTCCTGGTGTTTCTGCCACTCATGTCACTTTCTCCCCTTCTTCTTGCTCCTTCACCAAACCAACAGCGCCTCCTTTCCACCACACCTCAGACGACACTCCCCTGATGCTGGAGGCACGGCATCGCCGGAGACACCTGTCTGACCGAGACCCATTCACTGCAGTCCCCGACCCCCCGAGCTCTGAGGACGGCTCTGTTGAGCTGCCCATTGGTCTCTCTCCAAGCCAGAGTCAAGGTCAGGCGGACAGCGGTCGTGGATCAGAGACGGATGTGTGCGAGGGCTCGTCCGGAGATCCAGCTGACCTCCCGGGGAGCAGCCAGTTGGCTCAAGAGGACCTGGAAGGATCGAGCTGGGCCACCGCCGTCGCTCTAGCCTGGCTCGAGCATCGCTGTGCTGGATACTTCATGGAGTGGGAACTGGTGGCAGCAAAAGCAGACTTCTGGCTGCGCTGCCAGGAACTACCCGAGGGAGTGGACCTGGCAGGGCTGAAGGGATCCGCCAGGCAGCTGTTCCTCCTGCTGCGCCACTGGGACGAGAACATTAAGCTGAACATGCTGTGTTACAACCCCAATAACATGTAA
- the vwa5b2 gene encoding von Willebrand factor A domain-containing protein 5B2 isoform X1 codes for MVGLRNCSTWEPLLLKASCIKSCANGCSLGITAHLTYANADMESVEGVFVYPLGEKEVVVGFEAVIAGRLVGVQLQSRGKLKDICLDCCNGSSLDGHCGNGQDWGYCCGSSLDTQCNNGHLILDEDLERTTFIVGTGVIGPMDIVSIIISTTLELPTLENGAIRIVYPTLLTPIVTGQMTSSKSENGGKCEEHGPTSCFGATSGKQDRALDTYQLCAHAIFTSPAANLAPYELNFQLLVRGACLLAGLESPTHALRADADPSAQSASATYITLAQEHPYDRHIEIFLHLSEPHTPLVILEKGRLSFSQYGEQICSRRDFLRSTRKDGEPERKLEFVRKRYHKDILSSPVLMLNFCPNLLSEPVELYRATRELLFLVDRSSNIHRVKEAMLVALKSLPSGTKLNIVGFSTTIKPLFSSSKLCTDATLMQAYEYVQKMRSDMRGTNVLGALSWVYQQPMQRSYPRQVFIITDGPINNVAKVLEMTRRNICAGRCFGLGLGPRACRRLLQGVATLTGGTTEFLDDEERLQPKLIKSLKKAFEPVLTDVRIDWYLPENTEAFLSPNEIPPLYSGNCLIGYCTLYDMTYFKGKKTESQEQGGKTTQRGSTGSVFGQSNDELSPPASELMPVVMSADGNDLEEALKEISREISSEFSCARDTEPSTGPGVELDCSSDVRRRIQESSYIQEQYVLTRCSLSSEQSLQTQSHLHINASSHSDSTGRVFLPDPHSSGSVLDTGSLPQGLEKMPPLEHRSSLSRWADSEWQQNLSAESSKVSEKTGNLHGSEEPHRRHKALVRSTMAARSFSSPQGELEMHRLRRALERVSFDQTLGGRLEESDGETTAPSGGTLSHRSLTDSNGLMFPASPLDWDNFTDPEYLFTAIPADDPPPGQCRSLIHGLLGGRPVSWEVTVDLGHLWTPESQESPGGDGCEEAGREEGREGEPWEEIIHQLTARSVIRDFEKMAEKDSDLGHSSAKRYRMKAIQTSKHCNIICMYTAFTTTDRDPNKGLPDGVDVQKTGMHLGSRQSAPAGGCRQSASSVGLGRRRTSRDSEEMEDTWNPADRDDTPASPCSLTSWDSSGGVSGSALVTPGTSCTRSQRSIESKSVESFFGTRFPLGRLRSSISSGKQVPLKSHCLSAETEKPPEAEALDYLPLVRLQLASGAFLLTEIYSDCIQIPLDRLKRASPYSLHRRSLSPPFRCTSPSAPSLSTSNKPPGVSATHVTFSPSSCSFTKPTAPPFHHTSDDTPLMLEARHRRRHLSDRDPFTAVPDPPSSEDGSVELPIGLSPSQSQGQADSGRGSETDVCEGSSGDPADLPGSSQLAQEDLEGSSWATAVALAWLEHRCAGYFMEWELVAAKADFWLRCQELPEGVDLAGLKGSARQLFLLLRHWDENIKLNMLCYNPNNM; via the exons ATGGTGGGACTGAGGAACTGCTCCACATGGGAACCGCTGCTGCTCAAGGCCTCCTGCATCAAGTCATGTGCCAATGGCTGCTCCTTGGGAATCACTGCACACCTTACCTATGCTAACGCTGACATGGAGTCTGTGGAAG GGGTGTTTGTGTACCCCCTCGGGGAAAAGGAGGTTGTGGTGGGCTTTGAGGCTGTGATCGCAGGCCGGTTGGTGGGGGTCCAGCTCCAGAGCCGAGGGAAACTGAAGGACATCTGTTTGGACTGCTGCAATGGATCGAGCCTGGATGGCCACTGTGGGAACGGGCAGGACTGGGGCTACTGTTGCGGCTCCAGTCTTGACACGCAATGCAACAACG GGCATCTCATTTTGGACGAAGACCTCGAGAGAACCACCTTCATCGTGGGCACAGGTGTCATCGGACCCATGGACATAGTGTCCATTATCATAAGCACCACACTGGAACTCCCCACCTTAGAAAATGGAGCGATCCGCATTGTGTACCCTACCCTGCTGACCCCAATCGTCACCGGTCAGATGACTTCCAGCAAGAGCGAAAATGGAGGGAAATGTGAAGAACATGG GCCCACCAGCTGTTTCGGTGCCACCTCAGGAAAACAAGACCGAGCCCTAGACACCTATCAGCTGTGTGCCCATGCCATTTTCACCAGCCCGGCTGCAAACCTGGCACCTTATGAGCTCAACTTCcagctgctggtcagaggggCCTGCCTCCTGGCAG GCCTGGAAAGCCCAACTCACGCTCTGAGGGCGGATGCTGACCCCAGCGCCCAGAGTGCCTCTGCTACCTACATCACCTTGGCTCAGGAGCATCCATACGACAGACACATAGAGATCTTTTTACACCTCAGCG AACCTCACACTCCTTTGGTCATATTAGAGAAAGGTCGACTCTCGTTCAGCCAGTATGGAGAGCAGATCTGCTCCCGCCGAGATTTCCTTCGCAGCACTCGCAAAGATGGAGAACCAGAGAGGAAG CTGGAGTTTGTGAGGAAGCGATACCACAAAGACATCCTGAGCAGTCCCGTCCTGATGCTCAACTTCTGCCCCAACTTGTTGAGCGAACCTGTGGAGCTGTACAGAGCCACCAGGGAGCTGCTCTTCCTGGTGGATCGCAGCAGCAACATTCATCGTGTGAAG GAAGCCATGTTGGTGGCACTGAAGAGCCTCCCGTCTGGCACCAAGCTCAACATCGTGGGCTTCAGCACCACCATCAAGCCACTTTTCTCCTCCAGCAAGCTCTGCACTGAT GCCACACTCATGCAAGCATATGAGTATGTGCAGAAGATGAGATCCGACATGCGGGGCACCAACGTGTTGGGGGCGCTCTCCTGGGTATACCAACAGCCCATGCAACGCTCATACCCTCGACAGGTCTTCATCATCACAGACGGACCCATCAACAACGTGGCCAAAGTGCTAGAGATGACTCGCAGAAACATATGCGCCGGCAG ATGCTTCGGCTTGGGGCTTGGTCCCAGAGCCTGCAGGAGACTCCTGCAGGGCGTTGCCACGCTGACAGGAGGGACGACTGAGTTCCTGGATGATGAGGAGAGACTGCAGCCAAAG TTAATCAAGTCTCTCAAAAAGGCCTTTGAGCCAGTGCTGACTGATGTTCGGATTGACTGGTACTTGCCAGAAAACACCGAAGCTTTCCTTTCACCCAATGAAATCCCTCCACTCTACTCTGGGAACTGTTTGATTGGATACTGCACCCTTTACGACATGACGTAtttcaaagggaaaaaaacagag TCTCAAGAACAGGGCGGTAAAACCACCCAGCGTGGCTCGACCGGTTCTGTTTTTGGCCAGTCGAACGACGAGCTCTCGCCTCCTGCCTCCGAGTTAATGCCTGTAGTGATGAGTGCAGATGGCAACGACTTGGAAGAGGCACTGAAAGAGATCTCCAGAGAGATCTCGTCTGAGTTCTCCTGTGCCAGAGACACGGAGCCCAGCACCGGCCCAG GTGTGGAGCTGGACTGTTCCAGTGATGTGAGGAGGAGGATCCAGGAGAGCTCCTATATCCAGGAGCAGTATGTCCTCACCCGCTGCTCCCTGAGTAGCGAGCAGAGCCTCCAAACTCAGTCCCACTTACACATTAATGCCTCGTCCCATTCCGACTCTACAGGCAGGGTGTTTCTGCCCGACCCTCACTCTTCCGGTTCGGTGCTGGATACTGGGTCTTTACCCCAAGGCCTTGAGAAGATGCCTCCTCTGGAGCACAGATCATCTCTGTCTCGCTGGGCAGACTCCGAATGGCAGCAAAACCTCTCAGCAGAAAGCTCGAAGGTGTCAGAAAAG ACTGGGAATCTTCACGGCAGCGAGGAGCCTCATAGGAGACACAAAGCTCTGGTCCGCTCAACCATGGCGGCACGGAGTTTCTCCTCCCCCCAGGGTGAGCTGGAGATGCATCGCCTGAGGAGAGCTCTGGAGAGGGTCTCCTTCGACCAAACGCTGGGAGGGAGGTTGGAGGAGAGTGACGGGGAGACGACAGCCCCCTCTGGAGGGACGCTGTCACACAGGAGCCTCACAGACTCTA ATGGACTCATGTTCCCCGCCTCTCCTCTGGACTGGGATAACTTCACGGACCCGGAGTACCTCTTCACTGCCATCCCAGCAGACGATCCACCACCGGGTCAGTGCCGTTCACTCATTCATGGCCTGCTGGGGGGCAGACCCGTGTCCTGGGAGGTCACCGTGGACTTAGGACATCTCTGGACCCCCGAGAGCCAGGAGTCACCAGGGGGAGACGGATgtgaggaagcaggaagagaagagggaaGAGAAGGGGAGCCATGGGAAGAGATCATTCACCAGCTGACTGCCCGCTCTGTCATCAGGGACTTTGAGAAGATGGCAGAGAAGGACAGCGACCTTGGACACA GCTCTGCTAAACGCTACCGTATGAAGGCCATCCAGACCAGTAAGCACTGTAACATCATCTGCATGTACACAGCCTTCACTACAACGGACAGAGACCCAAACAAAGGTTTACCAGACGGTGTGGATGTCCAGAAAACAG GGATGCATTTGGGGTCCAGGCAGAGCGCCCCGGCTGGCGGCTGCAGACAGAGTGCGTCTTCTGTCGGTCTGGGCCGACGGCGCACCAGCAGGGATAGTGAGGAGATGGAGGATACCTGGAACCCCGCAG ACAGAGATGACACCCCTGCCTCCCCCTGTAGCCTTACATCCTGGGATTCTA GTGGAGGGGTCAGTGGGTCAGCCTTGGTCACTCCAGGTACCTCCTGCACTCGTTCACAGAGATCTATAGAAAGCAAGTCAGTGGAGAGCTTCTTTGGCACCAG ATTCCCACTGGGCAGACTCAGGTCCTCTATCTCATCAGGAAAGCAGGTTCCGCTGAAGTCCCATTGTCTGTCTGCAGAGACTGAAAAACCTCCGGAAGCTGAAGCTCTGGACTACCTGCCCCTG GTGCGACTACAGTTGGCATCCGGAGCTTTTCTGTTGACAGAAATCTACTCCGACTGCATCCAGATCCCTCTGGACCGCCTGAAGAGGGCTTCGCCCTACAGTCTCCACCGGCGCAGCCTCAGCCCACCCTTCCGCTGCACATCTCCCAGCGCTCCATCTTTATCAACCTCTAATAAGCCTCCTGGTGTTTCTGCCACTCATGTCACTTTCTCCCCTTCTTCTTGCTCCTTCACCAAACCAACAGCGCCTCCTTTCCACCACACCTCAGACGACACTCCCCTGATGCTGGAGGCACGGCATCGCCGGAGACACCTGTCTGACCGAGACCCATTCACTGCAGTCCCCGACCCCCCGAGCTCTGAGGACGGCTCTGTTGAGCTGCCCATTGGTCTCTCTCCAAGCCAGAGTCAAGGTCAGGCGGACAGCGGTCGTGGATCAGAGACGGATGTGTGCGAGGGCTCGTCCGGAGATCCAGCTGACCTCCCGGGGAGCAGCCAGTTGGCTCAAGAGGACCTGGAAGGATCGAGCTGGGCCACCGCCGTCGCTCTAGCCTGGCTCGAGCATCGCTGTGCTGGATACTTCATGGAGTGGGAACTGGTGGCAGCAAAAGCAGACTTCTGGCTGCGCTGCCAGGAACTACCCGAGGGAGTGGACCTGGCAGGGCTGAAGGGATCCGCCAGGCAGCTGTTCCTCCTGCTGCGCCACTGGGACGAGAACATTAAGCTGAACATGCTGTGTTACAACCCCAATAACATGTAA